The following DNA comes from Candidatus Zixiibacteriota bacterium.
AAATCGGCGGCGACATGTTTGAACGGGTTAAGCAACCGGCCGTTTTGGGCGAACTGATATTTGGCATGATTATAGGCAATCTGTATTTGGTCGGAATAGATATCTTTGAGCCATTTAAGCATTCGGTAACGCTTGAAGTCTTAGCCGAAATCGGGGTTATAATTTTGCTTTTTCAGGTTGGTCTCGAATCTTCAATCGGTGAGATGATGAAGGTCGGACTGGCTTCATTTATGGTAGCCACTTTTGGAGTTGTCGCTCCCTTCTTCCTCGGATGGGGCGTGGGCGCCTGGTTCCTGCCGAATGAATCAATTTACGTTCATATTTTTATTGGGGCCACGTTAACGGCAACATCGGTCGGAATTACAGCGCGGGTGTTACAGGACATAGGCAAAATCAAAACCAAAGAAGCAAAAATCATACTCGGCGCGGCAGTCATTGACGATATCATGGGCCTTGTGATTCTTGCGGTTGTGGCGGGCATAATCGCGGCCGCATCCGAAGGAGGCACATTATCCAGCGGCAGCGTTTTCCTGATCGTCGCCAAAGCGGTCATTTTCGTGATAGGTTCGCTGATTCTCGGCCGCTTATTATCTCCTTATTTATTCAAGATGGGCGCGAAAATGAAAGTAAAAGGAGTTTTACTTTCGCTCGGCCTCCTGATTTGCTTTCTGTTTGCCTATATAGCCAATATGATTGGCCTTGCCCCGATCGTGGGAGCCTTCGCCGCGGGATTGATTTTGGAAAAAATAATCTATAAAGACTATACTGATCGCGGCGAGCATGGCGTGGATGATTTAATAGAACCGATCGCGATATTTTTAGTTCCGATATTCTTCGTTCGCATGGGCATGATGGTGCAGTTGGAAACTTTTGCTCATTTGGATATTCTTTTCTTTGCCGCCGTGATGTCCATTGTCGCAATCGTGGGAAAACAAGTGTGCTCCCTGGCCATTCTCGATAAAAATACAAATCGATTCGCCATCGGATTGGGCATGATTCCGCGAGGCGAAGTCGGATTGATATTTGCCGGCATCGGAGCCAAACTTATGCTCCATGGAGAACCGGTGATTTCCGGGGGAACTTTTTCGGCTATAATAATCATGGTTATTGTAACGACTTTGGTAACGCCGCCATTTTTGAAATATGCTATGCTCCGTGAGCCCAAAAAAAAGACTGGGGTAAGTTGAAATCATCTATCCCAATGCATACCTCCGGTTTCGAAAATATTTATTGATTAGTTGACTTGACAAACTAAGTTAAAACTAATAGATTGGCAATTCTCGACGCGGGGTGGAGCAGTCCGGTAGCTCGTCGGGCTCATAACCCGAAGGTCGCAGGTTCAAATCCTGCCCCCGCTACCATAATTCATTACATCGCAATTAGTTATACGCTCTCATGAGAAAATAGTCTGTGAAGGCTCCAGCCCGAAGGTCAAAATTATATTGTCTATTACTTTCTATTGATCCTTCTAATTTGGGAAATTTCTGCTTTGTGACCTTCGGGTTCTATCTGCTTCACCGATACGAACCTCTTATCCGGCGGACGCAAGGCTCACTGCTGGTGTACATCATACAGATTTGTAGTCATTATAAACCTCCTATGCTTGGATTGTAAAGGTGCTGTTTTTATTTCAGACAGATTTCGCTTTAGATTATGCAGACAGGTTATAACTTGCCTTTCTTGGCAAGTCAGTTAAAAAATCAAATATGGCGCCGGTGTTCCTGTCAAAAAAACATCTTGTCTGGATGTGAATTCTGTTGTATCCTTCAAAGCCTGATAAACCTACGCGGAAACCGGTGACGAACCGCTAGGGTGGAATTTGAAATACAATAAGGAAGCAGTTTAAGTCAAATAGGCAATAAAGGGGTAATGGGCGTGTCAGCAAATTCACTGGACAACACCCTGCCGAGGGGCGTCAACAAACAGCAATTATGGCAATTTGCCGTTCGTCGTAATCAGTCTAATGGTATTGATAACACAAATCACGTTACCTAGGCGCAAAGCGCATACGGATATAAGTCGATCATAATAAATAAAGGAAATGAAAACCAATTGGAGTGAGGTGCCATCAAGTGCAACCATTCAAGTCATT
Coding sequences within:
- a CDS encoding cation:proton antiporter; protein product: MRRFLPNRKLFIFLIVLSTAWFFSIFTMGTTPAQETTDNSTQLQIKPTEEIENVPAGTNDSNGQHNEVSDVLLGLIVILLAAKIGGDMFERVKQPAVLGELIFGMIIGNLYLVGIDIFEPFKHSVTLEVLAEIGVIILLFQVGLESSIGEMMKVGLASFMVATFGVVAPFFLGWGVGAWFLPNESIYVHIFIGATLTATSVGITARVLQDIGKIKTKEAKIILGAAVIDDIMGLVILAVVAGIIAAASEGGTLSSGSVFLIVAKAVIFVIGSLILGRLLSPYLFKMGAKMKVKGVLLSLGLLICFLFAYIANMIGLAPIVGAFAAGLILEKIIYKDYTDRGEHGVDDLIEPIAIFLVPIFFVRMGMMVQLETFAHLDILFFAAVMSIVAIVGKQVCSLAILDKNTNRFAIGLGMIPRGEVGLIFAGIGAKLMLHGEPVISGGTFSAIIIMVIVTTLVTPPFLKYAMLREPKKKTGVS